TATgcgtaaaaaaatataattttgtaacTAAATTCCGTAAAATATAGAAAAAGTTGATATCACATCTTGTCTACTACTTGTAATAATTGCAACTATAGACTCATATTTTGGTTTTAACCCATCAAGaatggtagaaatatatttgatataaaaaatatgcTCTGTCGCAAATAGTCATACATGCTGTTATCACATTTCCACTGAGCATGTAATGAACACCGAAAGTTCATGATCTTTGTAGTAGATCTAGTAGAATATAACTTGTCTATGAAAATCCAAAGTGCAAAGACAATATCAAATTTGACAACATCAAGTAACATTTTTGAACTAACAATGGGTAACAACTAAGACGTAACTCATTGAATTCAATTACATGTATTGATCTGAAATTATCCAAAATACTATATAACATGTTATAATATCGAAATTATGTGTTTTGACTTtaaattgtttgtttttgtttgagTTACTTCAACAAGAGAATGTAACATTCTGTATTCGACTGTCATCTGAATCGAGTGTAAGGTGTTACATAAAAATTCTAATGCAATTGTTTTTTCATTACAACCTCAACAAAAGGGATGACTCTTCTATGAATATTTGTTTGATGAACTAAAGTGGTTTGTTATCAATATGATATTCAAGCCATTAGATATTAATTTCTactcttttttcatttttgctAAAGGGGAGGATAAAAGTAAGGGGAAGCTGAAGCTTTTATTTTCAGTCTTGCTAGATTGTTTTGAAACTTTTATTGTTTGTAGATATTGTTGTTTGCATTTTATGAATTGCTTTTGTTGGTTGATGGTTGATGGTTGTGTTAATGAGTAACATTCTATTCTAGTTTTTTTATCTTTGTGCTTGAAGCATTTGCTTTAGGTTTGGTCAAAAATATCAAAGGGGAGATTGCTGGTGCAACTTACTTATGGtactaatttttgcatattttccatttattttttgtTGGCATTTTTGGCATGATTTTATGGAGATTTTGTATAAGAAATTGAAATAGAGTTTTATTAACAAGgaattttttttgtgataaaaaaatttcattattacaaaatttttaaaaatagactaCTTGCGACCTTAATAAGCCAATACTTCTCCTAAGGTTCCTACAGAATTTAAATTTCAATCCCAGATGAGTTCCATTTTTTAGTGTCAATATACTGCTTTATCCAACTAACTGATATCTTAATGGTTTCCATACCACTCCATAGAATTCCTTGGAAAACAAATAAATTCCTGTTTTTCTATAGGCGCCATGCTATCAAGTCAAAGAGGGTGGCTCAAGGGACCTCTGCTCTTAGCTCCCATTCTTGGTTTTTTAAATTTTGCCCAACCCACTCCAAGAGATTGCCTAAGAAGAAGTGTGATTGACGATTTTTGGGTACTATACTTAGCCAAACTTCTTTAGCAATTTGCAATCCCTAGTGACATGCAATATATCTTCTGTACTATGATGGCACATTAGACAAGCAGCATTCTGGCCAATTCCCCTTCACAAGCGCTCAAGGTTGGTAAGCAATTGGTGCCTATAAATAAGCCACAGAAAAAATCGTATACGTTGTGGTCCTTGATATTTCCATATGGTCCTCCACTTATTGTCTTGTGCGTTCCATAAGTATCTTCTTTTAGCATTTGATAAGCGCTTTTAATTGAAAAACCTCCATTTTAAGTTCTTATCCAAAAGACTTTGTCCGGTCCTGATAAAGTCGAAGAAATGGATAATCTTTATTTTGAGCTAATTTGAAGTGAACTCTTATTGCCTTTTATTGTAGCTGCacttttcttatatatttagaTATGAATACGAGGAGATGTGGGTAGAGTTTGTGAAGATTTATGCCAATATTTTTTACACTCGAGGTAAATGATTTGATGAGATATAAGTGGATCAAAATGgattaaagtttagtaagtgaaATTGAACTCTTAACTTTTTGTAAGAAACCGTATTCATTTTTGGAAGATATATAATTAGTGCAACAAGTCTCGAACCTCAATCACAACATACTTCATTTATATAAATAacgaatttaaatatattaatcaattcacaaattttgttattatttagttttataatttgttttaataaattcaaatatttttagaatttaactATTCAACCAGGTATGTGAATTTAGATATAGAGATGGAAAAAGAAAATACTATAAATCTATTGTCATCTCTATTATAAGCAAAGAGTTGAACTAGTAATTGCAAGTAGTAGTTAATATTAGAAAATTTATCTGAATTTTAGATTACAATCTGAAAGAATAACCTCAATTATAGGCTCACTACTGGAGTATCCACTAACACATAAAAGGCcccatatacatataaaaaaacacACAATAGATAAGCTCTCCTTTAAAAATGGTATCGTATCGTCTGTGAGAATCCACCAAGATAAAGCATCGTCTTCCCCTTTACTACTGCTGTCTCTTGCGAATTTCGTGTCTTTGTGAGACCAtttacttttcctttttctttattcatCTACGTTACCACTCTACTATTCTatctaaatttaacattttaacttaacaaaaaatttttatatcttttaagtTTGACTCACATCTTATCGTCTTCATCCGCCACAAATGTGTCAATTAAATATAACATTAATcactcaattttttaaaaaataatatcgaAAACAATTAGCATTATTCATGTGAGTTATAAAAGGATTGGACTTTATATTCTAATTATCTTTTAAGTTTCCAACTTTGATAACCTTAATtatcgaaaaaagaaaaaagtattgaGAACTATTAAGCTTGACAATGAAGGTTAAATTATGAAAGCTTAAATTTATAAAACACCCATTTCCATTGTCTTCAACCATGCCCTCTTCAATACGAAAGAAATTAATATATATCAAAGTTAGACGGAGATATATATTATATTGCATAAACAAaactatttatgtatatatatattttttcataaagcGACCTATACAAATATTGCGTCCAGGGAAAGAGCAGAAAATATTATACATATCAGACAAAACCAGCCAGGTTACAGTTCCATGATTCACATTAGCCAAAAAGGCTAGGGAAGTTTAGAGACTTTCAGAGCCCACTTGATCCAATCAACTTGGTTAACCCAAAAGTTATAGCCATGGCTAGCCACCCTCCAACCAAGACCCTAACTGCAGACCTCACCCTTGGTGCTCTCCCTAACACAGCTCCCAACCATCCGAACACCGCCAAAGCCAAGCTCACTGCACCGACCACTACACCTAATCTCACCTTATACTCCTTTATAAATGATGCAGCTAGCAATGGGACCATTGCCCCCACTGAGAACGAAAGGGCTGAAGCTGCTGATGCTTGTAAAGGGTTTGGCAATGACTCTTTTTCTCCTTTACTTCcttcttgttcttcttcttcatctgttGTTTCTCTATTTTCGTCTCTTAGCTTGTCTCTCTTAAGCTGGGCCACCTCTATATCTAACTGTGAATACACCGAAACGAACTCACCTATTGCCATGCTGCAAGCCCCTGCAACTAGACCAGCAAAACCAGTTAATATCATGGCTTTAATGTCTTGTTTTACTGCACCAACACCCATCATCAGGGCTGCGGTGGAGACGAGCCCATCGTTGGCACCTAGGACCGCGGCTCGTAGCCATTGTGATCGTTTCGAGTAGTTGAAATCGTCGGTGGGTTCGAGTTCCATGCTTGCTTGTTGT
The sequence above is drawn from the Gossypium hirsutum isolate 1008001.06 chromosome A05, Gossypium_hirsutum_v2.1, whole genome shotgun sequence genome and encodes:
- the LOC107914141 gene encoding vacuolar iron transporter homolog 4 yields the protein METTNGTSINNHKFTIPAVNDVEQQQASMELEPTDDFNYSKRSQWLRAAVLGANDGLVSTAALMMGVGAVKQDIKAMILTGFAGLVAGACSMAIGEFVSVYSQLDIEVAQLKRDKLRDENRETTDEEEEQEGSKGEKESLPNPLQASAASALSFSVGAMVPLLAASFIKEYKVRLGVVVGAVSLALAVFGWLGAVLGRAPRVRSAVRVLVGGWLAMAITFGLTKLIGSSGL